TCCAGCAACGAACAGTATAAACCTTTTAATGTCTGTTGTAGCTTAATGAATTTTATCTATTTGTTTTTTGTTAATTTGTTTTATACTAAAGCAGGGGTTAGAAGATTAAAATTACTTACATACTTTGCAACTCATTGAGCCTTACTTTGATTTTCCACTTtaatataattatattagtaTAAGTTTGTTATCTACTGGGGATAATGTATTGAATAATGAAACCAGATTCCAGAAATCAGAGCTGAAATAACACGTATCAGATTAATAATCGCATTTAGTCTTTTCAGAGAATTTTGAGGATTTAACATTGAAATTAGTCTTGGAGTTACAGCACAAGATACTGAAGACCAAGTACAGGGCCTTGGAACATGAGGGTTAGTTATTTTGGTATCAGATATAAATGTATATCTTTCACTCTTTAAAACTAAGGCATAATATTAGTAACGGTAATATACTCAATTAGTTCCATATCATCAATATCTAATTATAGCAAATAATTTGTAACGGTCACCTTTTTTGCTACAAAGAAAATGTCAAGTAAAGAAATATTTAGCTCCAATTTGAACTTTCTCTAAAACCAATCTCTAAGCTTCAACTATGTCTAGTGGAGGTGGTGAGAATGGAGCTAAAAAAGCAGAGGAATTACATCCTCATCCAGTTATGGAACAACTTAAGAATGTACAATACTGTGTTAACAGCCCACCACCTTTGTGTACGTGACATTATTTAGATAAGACCATATTATATTGTCAACTATTGTTAATTTCGTCGAAAAAAGATATTGAACTGACTATGATTATTTCATGAAAAATGCAGCAGAAGCATTATTCTTGGGGTTTCAACATTACATATTGAGTCTTGGTAATATTGTCTTAATTCCTAGCATCATAGTTCCTCAAATGGGAGGTGGCAATGTAAGAATTTTCGTCAATTCCTTAACATTTTTTTTTGTGAACCGTTAACACTATGCTAATTGATATTGTCTATTATCCTTTTATTGATTCAATTGATTTTGAGACAGTGATCTTATATTGTAGGATGAGAAGGCAAAAGTAGTACAGACAATGCTTTTTATTTCAGGAGTGAATACATTACTACAATCCTTATTTGGGACCAGATTGCCATTGGTAATAGGTGGTTCATATGCATACTTGATACCTGTTACCTCAATTATCCAGGCTAATAGGTCCTCAGTTCTTCAGGATCCTGAGCTGGTAACGTAGTATAACATTTttatctctttctctctcttttcggGTAGGAGGTGTGTGGGACCAGAGGCGGATCCAAAATTTAAACTTGATGTGTTCAATCTTTAAGGTTATTCACACGGAACACATTGCACTCTGgactatgttgctcggactctcaaAAATGTCGTtgggtgcgtgtcggatcctccaaaagtagtgtatttttggaggatccgacacgggtgcggcaacaTTTTGGAAAGTCTGCAGGTGTGCATCCTCCCCTCCTTCCgttgatatttttattgattgTGCTCCGTGTCAAAAATATTGGGTTCAGATAAATACAGGGGGGacagttgtttttttttttttggggggggggggggggggggaggttgtCAATTCAGCTGATGTTTCTTGAATTTGTTTTTGTGACTGATATTCACAGAAGTTTATGCATACAATGAGGGGCATACAGGGAGCTCTTATTGTTACTTCTGGTTTCCAAATTATAATGGGCTTCTTTGGCCTGTGGAGAAATCTTGTAAGGTGTGTGTAATCTGAACTTCTTCTTTTTTACAGTCTTGAGCATGTGGAATATTCAACTTTAGGTATTCAACTTTATTTGCTGCATAACTTCTGCATTTCTTCTATAATTTAGGTTACTTAGCCCTCTATCTGTGGCACCACTTGTTACTTTGACTGGACTAGGGCTCTACCATCTTGGCTTCCCATTGGTGAGAATGTTATTTCTAGACTTCTCTTATAATATATGCTTttgatttaaaatataatctcaGGAAAGATGAGAGCATCAGATTGCTGAAAACAAGTTCACTAAgtactttttgttttctttcttttgtagaTTGCAGAATGTATCGAAGTTGGGATACCACAGTTAATTTTCATGGTTGTCATCACACAGGCAAGTAATGCCATCCATTATAATGAATTTAAGTTTCGATTTATATGTTTTTTTATGAGTACCTTGTTCTCTTTCATGGAGTTGTTGAAGAGGATACCGTAGCGTGTTCTCTCTACTAAAGCAGTGATATTGATCAAGTGATTTTGAAATGGTATATCCTGTTGAGTAAAGGTAAATATATGAACTTGCTAAAATAAGTTGCCGATCAGAAGATCCAGGATACACTGTGGCATTTTTGTGCATTGAGCATAAGGGTTAAAGAAAAAATTTTCTAACATATAGCTTGCTCATACGTCGTGATAGTAGTTATTCACATCATATATCCTCTTCCTACTCGAATTGATTCCCTGAATGTACTAAATTTCTTGCAGTATCTACCAACATATCTCAAATTAAAGAGGCCGATATGTGACCGGTTTGCAATGCTCTTCTCTATAGCAATTATATGGTTTTATGCAGCAATCTTGACCTGGAGTGGTGCATACAAGAATGCAAAGGAAGCAACTTGCTGCACTGATAGCTCTGGACTCATTTCTGGATCTCCTTGGTGGGATTTCTTTCACTTATATTCACGTTatgaagttggaaattcttatattttctttgtttagATGTAACCTTATTGAGTTTGGCTTGAAGAAAATTTTGTTCATTGAAATATTGGGGGTTCAGGAAATTTGTTTATTGAATTTGGATTCAGGAAACTTTTATCATGCAACTCGCATCACTTTATGCAGGATAGATATACCATATCCATTTCAATGGGGGGTTCCTACCTTCAACTTTGGAGATGCTTTAACCATGATGTTCGCTTCTTTTGTTGCTTCAGTTGAGGTCTGCTCTCTGATCCTCTACTTATCTCTTTGCTATTGATATGTAACACAGTCTTCACAGTAAACGTTGTTGAAAAAATAGGATGCAAGAAATGATGTTCTAAATTGTTTTTGGTGCACTGAGCTTTTATTTTCATGGTAAAATCTAGTCTTGAATTCAATTTGAATCCTGTTGTTGTGTAGTCAACTGGTGTATTCCTTGCATCAGCGAGATATGGAAGCGCTACACCAGTGCCACCTTCTGTCATTAGCCGGGGCGTTGGTTGGCTGGTGAGATCAAATGTTCTCTTCTATATATCCTCTCTGTATCGAATTTTATTTACATTGTGAACTTCAAATTCTTGGCAGGGGATAGGGACtttgctaaatgctgcttttggTTGTGTCACTGGTTGCACTGCTACAGCGTAACAATCTATCATCTCTGTACTGTTTTTCCAATCTAAACTTACTTCTACTTATTAGGCACGGATGACTACAAACGGTCTTATCCGTGCTTGAAATTTCATGTGTCATGCAATCGATTAACTATGATTCACATAGAATTAAGCTGCTCGAATTGAGCTTATGTTGTATTTACAGGGAAAATGCTGGTCTCTTGGCAATGACAAGAGTTGGAAGCCGAAGAGTCGCACAAATGTCTGCTGCTTTTATGATTTTCTTCTCCATCTTAGGTATGCTAATGCTAATGTATATTCAAGGACTGACTAGTAAACTCTTTTTCTCTACCAAAAGTAAACTCTTTTCTCTATATACTAATACTGATGTATTGATTCAATAAGTGACCTACCTTTTTGTTTACCAGGAAAATTTGGAGCAATTTTTGCTTCAATACCTGCATCAATCATGGCTGCCATATATTGTATTTTCTTTGGATATGTCTGTATGTAACTCTTACATTTTTACCATTTCGTTAGCAAATTTCTCCAATGACAAATATGATTTGACTCATTGGTACAAATGCAGCTTCTGCTGGTCTTGGATTTCTCCAATTCTGTAACCTTAACAGCTTTAGGACAAAGTTCATATTaggattttctcttttcttgggATTATCCTTACCTCAGTATTTCAGAGAGCATCAGCTATGTTCTGGATCTGGTCCTCTTCATACACATTCAAGATGGGTAATCACAACCTTCATCCACTAATTAAACGCGATTATTTTTAAGAACTATTGTTACAAAACAACCTTGTACTAATGATCTTGTCGTTGAACTGCAGTTTAATGACATAATGTCTGTCATCTTCATGTCACACGCCACGGTAGCTGCTGTAGTTGCTGTATTTTTGGACAGAACCCTCCCTATTAGTAACGATGAAGCTCGAAAAGATAATGGTTCACATTGGTGGGACAAGTTTGTGGTATATACTAAAGATGTCAGGAGTGATGAGTTCTATAAATTACCATGCCAACTTAATAGCTTCTTCCCACCTTATTAGTGAAAAAAAATATGCCTTCACTGTTTTGTTTGGTTGTTTCCTTCATAAGCAATAGGCTTTCTGTCCTATGTAAAATCTGATAACCTAAACTCatccttttgttttgttctttttattcCTTGATAAAACTATATATCATTCTGTTGACGTTCCAGCAATCTTCCTATTATGAATATCAGCAGTATTTGTGCTGGAGCCTCAAATTATCCCTTTAAGCTAAGATCAGTCACTAATATTAATCTTATCCATGTCTTGTTACTTCATTCAAAAGAGGTTTCTTATACTTAGATATATGAATTTCTAGTTCATAGTCTCTTTCGCTTTAGTTTATCTAGTATCGTGTTGTTGGTACGGCTTGCTGCTATTGCTTctttctcatattttcttgtgccGAGGACCTATCGGAACAACCCCTCTTCTTTCacaaaggtaggggtaaggtctgcttaCACTCTACCATCCCAATACTCCACTTGTGAGATTTTCACTGGGTTTGTTATTGTAGAGAATGACCAATTGATGATGATTTTTATTCGTATAACTAATAGTAATGCATTCAAGCTCTTTCCGGgacaaataagaaaatatattgcaGAAACTGGGAAAAAAACATTTGTGTAGAATTCTCAGTGATAGTTGAACTGGGGCCTATGTTTAAAATGAGAAAAGTCTTGGGTGGAAACCTATGTTATTGTTAGTCAATATGTATTACTGTAAATAATGAAACGGTAAACTTTCTGAAATAggaaaaacagaaacagaaagttagCAAGAATATAATGtcgaaataattttttaaaaaataatttcggaataaatcgagtccactgaatgcacagtgtgtccttaagaaaattattcccctcaagtacccgaggtgctggaatattatcctcccagaatagaatgatttaactcactggagtgttggtaccaaaagcGCCGATGTAACAACGAATCATTCGAAGGTTGTAAAATACACTAAAgattttgtgcagaagaagaagaagagcagaaaatttcgtaaggaaagattttgGGATTCAAAGCATATTTATAGACTTTCTGatactgtttctgaaaaggtttgcaacctttcagaaacagccatgacTGTTGGAACAGgctgtttgaaatattgcgggaaaacgATTTTAAAATAATCCAGGAAGGAAAACGGACCGGACCGGGTCGCGTCGCGGGTTCTGGGTTATTTCGGGCtgaattttcgttaattaattaattaaataattgaaagaaattttgtccaaaaagattaatcaatcattcgatctttgaccaaatccaattaattaaattaattaattaaataattgaaagaaattttatccaaaaagattaatcaatcaatctttgaccgaaTCCGAAGCCGCGAAGCCGAAGCCGACGCCGACGCCGCGAGgcttactttctttccaacccatttaaCACCAAGAGAAATGTTTTCTCAATATAAGCACATTCATTTTTCTTTCCATCATCAATGAGGGACACTTTGCTCTTTCCAAAGCAAAAAGGAGCTCACTTTCCCTGCATTTCTCATTCACCAATCTTTAATCCTAACAattccccacatgaatggggagtggctataagacaaaggaatgcacggacgagtgtgtgttttacatgcaaggattaattgcatatgaataagtaggtttccctttgaactttccgtagtgaacttatatcggatatactcggtcaatcggtagatttgatatctttgaaccgtcgagctttgttatacacctagacaacataagtcacacaatcaacccttaaccatctatagttctcacggttgtgttcgtttcagccatgaacactgcctggtttcatgagtgcttagagaatgggcctttactttcattccccttgaagcggcttacacttcacactcacataggtgatttctaaacgtgtaatcctatagatacactatctggtcatatcctgccagacttagcaaatcattaaaaaactttttagctttattgactcatcaaaaagttttaatgctttacctcgattcCTGAGCATTGTCTTCATTatgagaatgggttgagttatttgacaatgttgaactgtCATTCATAAGTTTGTTTGATCTCTTTAAACCTAACTCTTGGAATCTCTAGTCtactaggtagagttaccgccatgatgacttcTCCTAGGCCTTAACCTCACTCcatttgatgatctttcaactgcctctctagataggccttttgtaagtggatccaacacattatctcttgactttacgtagtcaatcatgataacaccactagagagtagttgtctaacgggaTTGTGTCTctgtcgtatatgacgagattttccgttatacataacgctccatGTCCTGCCAATTAccacttgactatcacaatgtatacatattggtgccaaaggtttggtccaaaatggaatatcttccaagaaatttcggagccattcagcttcttcaccaacctaatctaaagctatgaattcagattccattgtagaacgtgcgatgcatgtttgtttggatgatttccaagacactgctccacccccaattgtgaaaacatattcactcgtggatttaacttcaaatGACctagtgatccaatttgcatcactatatccctcgatcacatgtcacgaccccaaattcccttcgtaggaggtcgtgatgacacc
The nucleotide sequence above comes from Nicotiana tabacum cultivar K326 chromosome 12, ASM71507v2, whole genome shotgun sequence. Encoded proteins:
- the LOC107780960 gene encoding putative nucleobase-ascorbate transporter 10, which produces MSSGGGENGAKKAEELHPHPVMEQLKNVQYCVNSPPPLSEALFLGFQHYILSLGNIVLIPSIIVPQMGGGNDEKAKVVQTMLFISGVNTLLQSLFGTRLPLVIGGSYAYLIPVTSIIQANRSSVLQDPELKFMHTMRGIQGALIVTSGFQIIMGFFGLWRNLVRLLSPLSVAPLVTLTGLGLYHLGFPLIAECIEVGIPQLIFMVVITQYLPTYLKLKRPICDRFAMLFSIAIIWFYAAILTWSGAYKNAKEATCCTDSSGLISGSPWIDIPYPFQWGVPTFNFGDALTMMFASFVASVESTGVFLASARYGSATPVPPSVISRGVGWLGIGTLLNAAFGCVTGCTATAENAGLLAMTRVGSRRVAQMSAAFMIFFSILGKFGAIFASIPASIMAAIYCIFFGYVSSAGLGFLQFCNLNSFRTKFILGFSLFLGLSLPQYFREHQLCSGSGPLHTHSRWFNDIMSVIFMSHATVAAVVAVFLDRTLPISNDEARKDNGSHWWDKFVVYTKDVRSDEFYKLPCQLNSFFPPY